Proteins from a single region of Paenibacillus sp. BIHB 4019:
- a CDS encoding ABC-2 family transporter protein gives MNPFGKYLRVFQLGIQTSLEYRFDFAFSLVSAFFPILIQTFIWTAVFAGSPDGQFFGYSYEEMILYTIVAAIVTRIVSSNTDHSIGTDIKDGALNKHLILPASYFGLKLFGLLGQKMFFFAVMHGIIFILLIVFANLYGVDLTIERVALFVAAVTLALLLSFLISYTVAAIAFWLAEISYFFELTGLLIIILSGGIFPIEVFGETINELLDYLPFKYSIYFPTNVINGKLNGHEIAQGLGLQGLWIGVLFAGSRMIWSVGMKKYLGLGG, from the coding sequence ATGAACCCATTCGGTAAATATTTACGGGTGTTTCAACTGGGTATTCAGACCTCGCTGGAGTACCGCTTCGACTTTGCCTTTTCGCTCGTCAGCGCGTTTTTTCCGATTCTCATTCAAACCTTTATATGGACGGCTGTATTTGCCGGTTCGCCTGACGGGCAATTTTTTGGCTATTCGTATGAAGAAATGATTCTCTATACGATTGTCGCAGCCATTGTAACCCGAATCGTGTCCTCGAATACAGACCATTCGATCGGGACCGACATTAAAGATGGGGCGCTCAACAAACATTTAATATTGCCTGCTAGCTATTTCGGATTAAAGCTGTTTGGCCTTCTTGGGCAGAAAATGTTCTTTTTCGCTGTCATGCACGGCATCATTTTCATTTTGCTAATCGTATTCGCGAACTTGTACGGTGTGGACTTGACGATAGAAAGAGTCGCTTTGTTTGTCGCGGCGGTGACTCTGGCCCTGCTGCTCTCCTTTCTTATCTCGTATACCGTTGCGGCAATTGCTTTCTGGCTCGCAGAAATATCTTATTTTTTTGAATTGACGGGCCTTTTAATCATTATTCTTAGCGGCGGCATATTTCCGATTGAAGTTTTTGGCGAGACGATTAACGAACTGCTGGATTATCTCCCGTTTAAATATTCGATTTATTTTCCGACGAACGTCATTAATGGGAAGCTGAATGGACATGAAATTGCTCAGGGGCTTGGTCTGCAAGGTTTGTGGATTGGCGTGTTATTTGCCGGCTCGCGAATGATATGGAGCGTTGGGATGAAGAAATATCTCGGTTTAGGGGGATGA
- a CDS encoding ATP-binding cassette domain-containing protein, whose amino-acid sequence MKDVHVEELYKSFSYYTKEAGVLHSLKNLFRRNTLVKEAVKGVSFSIEEGEMVAFLGPNGAGKTTTLKMLSGILHPTSGDVSVLGYKPYERKKEFKRQFAIVMGQKSQLWTDLPASESIVLNRYIYQVEERQYRETLDELVELLDVGKILNVQVRRLSLGERMKMELIAALIHRPKLLFLDEPTIGLDIETQQRVRRFLKQYNEQHRTTILLTSHYLKDIEDLCNRAIIISDGSLVFDGEFNRIDDWMNRKKIVKLKFASSVEAEWLAPYGTVMQSNGQVVTMEIGRERIQEVSRELLGRFPIDDITIEDVPIEDVILSLYRRGSLHEPIR is encoded by the coding sequence TTGAAGGATGTACACGTGGAGGAGTTATACAAAAGCTTCTCCTACTATACGAAAGAAGCCGGCGTCTTGCATTCGCTGAAAAATTTGTTTCGCAGGAATACGCTTGTGAAAGAAGCGGTGAAAGGGGTAAGCTTCTCGATCGAAGAAGGCGAGATGGTAGCCTTCCTTGGACCGAATGGGGCAGGAAAAACGACGACGCTTAAAATGCTGTCGGGAATACTCCATCCGACAAGCGGAGATGTTTCGGTGCTTGGCTACAAGCCGTATGAACGAAAAAAAGAGTTTAAGAGGCAGTTTGCAATCGTGATGGGGCAGAAAAGCCAACTATGGACCGATCTGCCCGCTTCCGAGTCGATCGTATTAAACCGTTACATCTACCAAGTGGAGGAACGCCAGTATCGGGAAACGCTCGATGAACTCGTAGAGCTGCTTGACGTCGGTAAGATTCTTAACGTGCAGGTCCGACGCCTCTCTCTGGGAGAACGGATGAAGATGGAACTGATAGCAGCGCTCATTCATCGCCCAAAGCTTCTCTTCCTCGACGAACCGACAATTGGGCTCGACATTGAGACACAACAAAGGGTGAGAAGATTTCTAAAGCAGTACAACGAGCAGCACCGAACGACAATTCTGCTAACGAGCCATTATTTAAAAGATATTGAAGACCTGTGTAATCGAGCTATTATCATTAGCGACGGAAGTCTCGTGTTCGATGGCGAATTCAATCGGATTGACGATTGGATGAACAGGAAAAAGATTGTAAAGCTTAAGTTTGCAAGCAGCGTCGAAGCAGAATGGCTTGCTCCCTATGGAACAGTGATGCAGTCGAATGGTCAAGTCGTCACGATGGAGATTGGGAGGGAGCGTATCCAAGAAGTGTCCAGAGAACTGCTAGGCAGGTTCCCGATCGATGACATTACGATCGAGGATGTCCCCATCGAGGACGTCATCTTATCGTTGTATCGGAGGGGGAGCTTGCATGAACCCATTCGGTAA
- a CDS encoding radical SAM protein yields the protein MQPKTNRTFDEQLFSDMKRTIMNMSRASRRIADNPRYALDIPEDIGIKLNNGCNLRCKHCYEWNEDGFHWNMEKSEQVREIDPVLVERLLAFTKPKKSKVYLWGGEPLYYSRFDEIANMLEADQRTTTICTNAVLLEQKLDSLLKIGEGLVVLASLEGFEIENDKIRGKGTWRKVVSAIETLLELQRKQIYKGRVSVSLTMNDNMIPKLFDFIKHFSEMGVDSIYLVYPWYISPESASSMDDFYARRMEWLDSIRMGSCSWHSFTYRITPDRIEALKEEVRRISQQVWASRVRFMPALEENEVDSFIRGEPQAGMNRTKCLAISTRMDVLPNGQATPCKFFPELVVGSLHEASPEEIWHGDKYGNHRELLSCGLMPVCSRCGLLYHYGR from the coding sequence ATGCAGCCGAAAACGAATCGAACGTTTGACGAGCAGTTGTTCAGTGACATGAAACGCACGATTATGAACATGTCCCGGGCGAGTCGCAGAATAGCGGATAATCCACGCTATGCGCTCGATATACCGGAGGACATTGGAATTAAGCTGAACAACGGATGCAATCTGAGGTGCAAGCATTGCTACGAGTGGAACGAAGACGGATTTCATTGGAACATGGAAAAATCGGAGCAGGTCAGGGAGATTGATCCGGTGTTGGTTGAACGTCTGCTCGCCTTCACAAAGCCCAAAAAATCAAAGGTGTATTTGTGGGGAGGAGAGCCGCTCTATTACAGCCGGTTCGATGAAATAGCAAATATGCTGGAAGCGGACCAGAGGACGACGACGATCTGTACCAACGCGGTGTTGCTGGAGCAGAAGCTAGACTCGCTATTGAAGATCGGCGAAGGGCTTGTTGTATTGGCCAGTCTGGAAGGATTCGAAATTGAAAATGATAAAATCCGCGGGAAGGGAACCTGGCGGAAGGTCGTATCGGCCATCGAGACGCTTCTGGAACTACAACGGAAACAAATATACAAGGGCCGTGTTTCCGTTAGTTTGACGATGAACGACAATATGATACCAAAGCTCTTTGACTTTATTAAGCACTTTTCAGAAATGGGCGTTGACTCCATCTATCTCGTCTATCCCTGGTACATTTCTCCTGAATCGGCCTCGTCGATGGATGACTTCTACGCCAGGCGCATGGAGTGGCTGGATTCCATAAGGATGGGCAGTTGCAGTTGGCATTCGTTCACATACCGTATTACTCCGGATCGAATCGAGGCTTTGAAAGAAGAAGTCCGCCGAATCTCGCAACAGGTATGGGCGAGCCGCGTTCGATTTATGCCTGCGCTTGAGGAGAATGAAGTGGATAGCTTCATTAGAGGGGAGCCGCAAGCAGGAATGAACCGGACGAAATGTCTGGCTATATCGACGCGGATGGACGTGCTGCCGAACGGGCAAGCGACTCCATGCAAGTTCTTCCCTGAGCTTGTTGTAGGGAGTCTGCACGAGGCTTCTCCTGAAGAGATCTGGCATGGCGACAAGTACGGAAACCATCGGGAGCTGCTATCATGCGGACTGATGCCCGTCTGTTCCCGGTGCGGCTTGCTGTACCATTACGGGAGGTGA
- a CDS encoding acyl carrier protein: MIEKIKDILATVKEDETLRDTITLKSDLINEIGIDSLQMIQFILMVEDVFRVEISYEDLDFKYLLSVEAFMHFLEGMEPRVG, translated from the coding sequence ATGATCGAGAAAATAAAAGACATTCTAGCAACTGTAAAAGAAGACGAAACGCTGCGAGATACCATTACGTTGAAATCGGACCTGATCAATGAAATCGGAATTGATTCCCTGCAAATGATTCAGTTTATTCTCATGGTCGAGGACGTTTTTCGGGTCGAGATTTCATATGAGGACCTCGACTTCAAGTATCTATTATCGGTCGAGGCGTTCATGCATTTTTTGGAAGGAATGGAACCGCGAGTTGGATAA
- a CDS encoding PIG-L family deacetylase: protein MKHLFLSPHLDDAVISCGDYIDHLVQTGDAVTIMTIYTGAAEQLSMLAKIMHKKFGLRDQNVMEVRLREDQEACFLLGADTIHIGLPECLYRVDEEGQPVYSKLQQLFATATSAEPRAGKIIRAALSDMDFSPYDRIYIPLGIGRHIDHLLVREAAEYITEQSGQALKLMYYRDLPYFFYGTDPHWRSEIAQGMQEIRFTLPAVSLRNKLSAIEQYGSQLRMLWTSRFLMLRHMVVHARSFEDSRMRMPEGTYAFPLYTRAP, encoded by the coding sequence ATGAAGCATCTATTTCTATCTCCCCACCTGGACGACGCTGTCATTTCTTGCGGGGATTACATCGATCACCTCGTCCAAACAGGCGATGCCGTGACCATCATGACGATTTATACGGGAGCGGCCGAACAGCTGTCCATGCTGGCCAAAATCATGCATAAGAAATTCGGTCTGCGCGATCAGAATGTCATGGAAGTTCGGCTCCGCGAAGATCAAGAAGCGTGCTTCCTGCTTGGTGCCGACACCATACATATAGGTTTGCCGGAATGTCTCTACAGGGTTGATGAAGAGGGCCAACCGGTATACAGCAAGCTGCAGCAGCTGTTCGCAACCGCCACTTCCGCCGAACCTAGGGCTGGCAAGATCATCCGCGCTGCGCTTTCCGATATGGACTTTTCGCCATACGACCGCATTTATATTCCTTTGGGCATCGGAAGGCATATCGATCATCTTCTTGTCCGGGAAGCAGCGGAATACATAACCGAGCAATCCGGGCAAGCTTTAAAGCTAATGTATTACCGTGATTTGCCGTACTTTTTTTACGGGACAGACCCTCATTGGAGGAGCGAGATCGCGCAAGGCATGCAGGAAATCCGTTTTACGCTTCCGGCCGTCTCACTCAGAAACAAGCTGTCCGCTATTGAACAATATGGCTCTCAGCTCCGTATGCTATGGACATCCCGGTTCCTCATGTTAAGACATATGGTTGTTCATGCTCGCTCTTTCGAGGACTCCCGCATGCGCATGCCGGAAGGGACGTACGCTTTCCCCCTATATACCCGGGCTCCGTGA
- a CDS encoding acyl carrier protein translates to MIKIATITESILNKIRSMIENEEVKETIQQDLPLSLLWPMLESIRVIELVVAIEKEYDIILPDELLGHGSKWTTIGDLASEVGRLANEKERSRSPGI, encoded by the coding sequence ATGATCAAAATAGCAACGATTACCGAATCCATTCTTAATAAAATCCGATCCATGATTGAAAATGAAGAGGTAAAAGAAACCATTCAACAAGATTTGCCGCTCTCGCTGTTATGGCCGATGCTGGAATCGATACGGGTCATAGAGCTTGTAGTCGCGATAGAAAAGGAATATGACATTATTTTGCCAGACGAGTTGCTTGGGCATGGCAGCAAGTGGACAACGATTGGGGACTTGGCAAGCGAGGTAGGGAGGCTTGCCAACGAAAAGGAACGTTCACGGAGCCCGGGTATATAG
- a CDS encoding glycoside hydrolase family 32 protein: protein MAFSTKNANEYIQANKHAANEQYKPSYHFSAEIGWINDPNGCSFYNGQYHLFYQYHPYSSKNGPMHWGHAVSRDLMEWSHLPVALAPDQAYDISGCFSGSAIEDNGKHVIMYTGHVQPHSQDGSLTRQTQCIAIGDGMQYDKIAENPVLTSDQLPEGALPQDFRDPKLWKDGDFYYAVIGSRAAEHVGQILLYRSANLKNWTYVGLLLKGNPSLGHMWECPDFFPLDGRHVLIISPQGVERDGYRHHNRDSVMYMIGDFNRETGQFQPSSSEELDYGFDFYAPQTLIDDKGRRIVIGWMQAWGRSIPVDEWGHGWSGMMTLPRELKVEGSRLIQQPIREVEAYRKNHIRFETLLNGTAKAEGVEGHCLELLISFTPKKAARFGLKVRKGEEEETRLYYDSAEGTFTLDRSNSGRSISTPPEEAGVNGKRSVPIELRDGVLSLRVFLDRASVEVFLDGGVRTMSATIYPSGNSTGIVFESDGECELSLDKWDLESGG, encoded by the coding sequence ATGGCTTTCTCTACGAAAAACGCGAACGAATATATTCAAGCGAACAAACATGCTGCAAACGAACAGTACAAACCATCCTATCACTTTTCCGCTGAAATCGGCTGGATCAATGACCCGAATGGATGTTCGTTTTACAACGGCCAATACCATTTATTTTATCAATATCATCCTTACAGCTCGAAAAATGGCCCCATGCATTGGGGGCATGCGGTAAGCAGGGATCTAATGGAATGGAGTCATCTCCCCGTCGCTCTTGCACCGGATCAGGCATACGACATCAGCGGTTGTTTTTCGGGAAGCGCCATCGAGGATAATGGAAAACATGTCATCATGTATACCGGTCATGTACAACCACATTCGCAGGATGGTTCGTTGACTAGGCAAACCCAGTGCATTGCTATCGGGGATGGTATGCAATATGACAAGATTGCTGAAAATCCAGTATTGACCTCTGATCAGCTGCCTGAAGGAGCATTGCCTCAGGATTTTAGAGATCCTAAGCTATGGAAGGATGGCGATTTCTATTACGCGGTAATTGGAAGTCGTGCCGCGGAGCATGTGGGGCAAATTCTTTTATATCGGTCCGCGAATTTGAAGAATTGGACCTATGTGGGGTTGTTACTGAAGGGTAACCCAAGCCTCGGCCATATGTGGGAATGCCCTGATTTCTTCCCGCTGGACGGCAGGCATGTGCTGATTATTTCTCCTCAAGGCGTGGAGAGAGACGGGTATCGCCATCACAATCGGGATTCCGTCATGTATATGATCGGCGACTTTAACCGGGAGACGGGGCAATTCCAGCCCTCTTCAAGCGAGGAACTGGATTACGGGTTCGACTTTTATGCCCCGCAAACGCTTATCGACGACAAGGGCAGAAGAATTGTCATTGGATGGATGCAAGCATGGGGGCGTTCCATTCCAGTGGATGAATGGGGACACGGATGGTCCGGCATGATGACGCTGCCCCGGGAATTGAAGGTGGAAGGCAGCCGTCTCATTCAGCAGCCGATACGAGAAGTTGAAGCTTATCGGAAAAATCACATCCGATTCGAGACTTTGCTAAATGGCACAGCAAAGGCAGAAGGCGTGGAAGGTCACTGTCTGGAACTGCTCATTTCTTTCACACCTAAGAAGGCAGCCCGATTTGGGCTGAAGGTTCGTAAAGGCGAGGAAGAAGAAACACGGTTGTACTACGATTCGGCTGAGGGGACATTCACGCTTGATCGTTCGAACAGCGGTCGAAGCATATCTACGCCTCCCGAAGAAGCAGGCGTGAATGGCAAGCGTTCCGTACCTATCGAACTGCGCGATGGCGTTTTATCGCTGCGGGTATTTCTCGATCGTGCAAGCGTCGAGGTGTTTTTGGATGGTGGTGTACGTACGATGAGCGCCACCATCTACCCCTCCGGCAACAGCACCGGGATCGTGTTCGAGTCGGACGGAGAGTGCGAGCTGAGTTTAGACAAGTGGGATCTGGAAAGCGGGGGCTGA